A window of Glycine soja cultivar W05 chromosome 13, ASM419377v2, whole genome shotgun sequence genomic DNA:
AGAGAAAGGCACACAAATCCAAAGCATTGATGACAGCCAACATCCAATAAAACCTATCCAAACGACTTGAATTTATGTCCTTCCCAATCCAACTCTTGCCATTTTTCCCTGTGACATGGTTCACAATGATGATTAGAAAGCTGCTTAAGAAGTTTCCCACTCCAATCACACTGAGATATAAAGCCATTCCTATGCTTCTCATTGAGTCAGGAACTTGGTCATAGAAATACTCTTGCAACCCAACAAGAGAAAATGAATTTGCAATGCCAAGTATCAAGTATTGGGGTATCAACCACATCACACTCATTGTCCTTTGTCCAACGATTCTTAGTCTCTTTGCTTCTACTAAGGCAGCAGCAACCATGACTATGACTGAGAATGTCATGCCAATGCTGATCCTCCTAAGGATGCTGATGCCTCTTTCATTGCCTGTGACTTTACTTAGAATTGGAACAATGACCCTATCGTATATTGGGAGAGATATTAAGACACCAATTGCTGCAACAGAAACAAGGGAAGCAGGTGGCAGTGTGAAACTTTCGGTCATCTTTAAGTTCATGGTAGTTGCTTGCTTGACAAAAAGTGTTGAGGCTTGTGCCCAGCATACTCCAGTTGTTAATGAAGTTAGCCATATGGGAACTACATTTAGAACAAGTTTTGTCTCCTCCACTCTTGTCACTGTTGCTAATCTCCATGCATTATCTCTCTGCTCAACATATTTCTCTTCAATTATTGCAGCCTTGTCTAGAAACCTATTCATTGAATTCATAGAGTATTAATTTCAATGATATTTGTAGGTAGTAGGTTGGTTCAAGTCTATCTTTCTTACTGCTAAATTaacaatcatttaaaaaatagatacatTCCATTGAACTCTAACAACCAAAATAAGACAAAACTTAGATGTAATTCTTTAGGTGCTGTTTTCCGattaaaattagagtttcatCTCAATAAGATGATAACCTATGTTGACCTTTAATTTAAACCTTTGTTTGGTAGATTATTGATGTAAAACTCCAATTCTGATTGGAAAACAACACCAAAAGCATCTAAATAACTGCATTTAAGTTTTGTCCCAAAAAATTTAGTCTCAATCTGACAAGGTCCATGTGTGATACCTGAGTCCGCTAGTGTGGCTCAGAAGTCTTCCTTGCGACTTCTCTAACTCTGGGATTTCATACAAAAGAGCTGGATTTGAAGGACAAGACAAATTCCTTTTCCTAATTGCTGCAACTAAAACCTGTAAAATTGGCCTAAAAGGGTTTCCTGCTGGCTGCTTGTACCTATAAAAAGGCCTCCCTGCATAGAAAGCTATGGTAGTGAGAGCCATGAGAATAGTTATGATGAGACTAGCAACTCCCCAACTGACAAAGTCTTGAACATAAACAACCACTGTTGCACCAAGCAACATAGCAAAGCACACAGTGAAGCTCCACAAGTTGAAGAAggacatcttcttcttcctttcttccCGGTGATCCTCGTCGAATTGATCAGCTCCAAAGCTTTGCAAGCATGGTTTGTGTCCCCCAGTGCCCAAGGAGATGCAGTAAATGGCAAGGAAGAAAGCCACTTCATGAGCCACCGTAGGCTGATTATTGATGTTTGGCTTTAGACTTGGGATGACTTGTGACAAAATCAAGAGGCTTAATCCCTGGTTTGACAAGTAAAAATTAGGTTTAtttttcatggaaacaattaaTATATGAGAGCTTGCATTTGATGTGTAAACAGAATTATCAGTATCTCCGGTATGATTATAAGCATCGTActtaaaaattttcaattttttgtcaAAATGACTACCGGTTTggcttttttaaaacaaatttgataATTCTCTGCTTCATTTTTTCCCCTCCAATTGTTCCAATTCGTCtataaaagaaattcaaatttattttcagGATTAAAGGAGTCTCAAATTGATCAAAGACAGGATATATGAAGTGTAGAACCGCACATTACCaagttataataaaaacatgttgcacattgactaaaaaaaattggatttacCATTAAGTATACGAGGGAAGAAAATATGATCATGTTAAATCCACCAGTGTAGGAATCAGCAACAAATCCCCCAACCAGAGGCATCAAGGTTGTTGTTCCTACCCAGTAGTTTACACTCTTGGCAGCTGTACTGAGGTCTTGATGGATCACTTTAGTCAGGTACGTGATAAGATTAGAGAATATCGCAAAGAAGCTTATCCTTTCACTAAATTCAAATACTGCTCCATATATTGAAACAGAATCACAAAGTTAAGTTCATGTTTATTAAATACATCTGTTATACAATTTAATTCGCGACTACTCCCTAACTCCAATAAATCACAAGATAGtttaattatgcaaaaattGTGTGGAGTACCAAGCTGTAAAGatggaaatttgattttatcTGGTTTTGGAATGCAATGCACCTTTACTTTGAAGATCATTTGGCAGTTTCTACTGCCTATCGTGACATTGTATGAACACCTTTTTCTTAACTAAAATTTGGTTGCTGAATGTCTTTTTAACGGGGGAAggattaattaactttttagttctcattttatttgaattttttttagtccctcaattttttttgaCCAGTTTTAATCACTCATAAATTTCTCTATTCCATTAATCTTTGCACatgacattattttaaaatcaccTTTTTGCTTCAATTTTCGTTTTTATTCcctcaaaaaataatttgatcatttttgtAGGGATAGAAAGCGGTCAtttttttagagactaaaaacaatcaatttattttttcaaaggcCAAAAATCAGAATATCTTTTggacaatttaatttttctaaaatatcatgCGAGTATTACATTATCATTAACTGTTCACGTTAACCGTTAACAgtaggaaatgaaaataaaacggACAATATAAGAGACCAAAActgatcaaaatattttttaagaactaaaagtGAAAACTCATATAAAATGagagagtaaaa
This region includes:
- the LOC114381383 gene encoding protein NRT1/ PTR FAMILY 5.7-like isoform X2, producing the protein MMHLWIIKEDFLSVLPRAYGKLLFLFLGLSLLILSQVIPSLKPNINNQPTVAHEVAFFLAIYCISLGTGGHKPCLQSFGADQFDEDHREERKKKMSFFNLWSFTVCFAMLLGATVVVYVQDFVSWGVASLIITILMALTTIAFYAGRPFYRYKQPAGNPFRPILQVLVAAIRKRNLSCPSNPALLYEIPELEKSQGRLLSHTSGLRFLDKAAIIEEKYVEQRDNAWRLATVTRVEETKLVLNVVPIWLTSLTTGVCWAQASTLFVKQATTMNLKMTESFTLPPASLVSVAAIGVLISLPIYDRVIVPILSKVTGNERGISILRRISIGMTFSVIVMVAAALVEAKRLRIVGQRTMSVMWLIPQYLILGIANSFSLVGLQEYFYDQVPDSMRSIGMALYLSVIGVGNFLSSFLIIIVNHVTGKNGKSWIGKDINSSRLDRFYWMLAVINALDLCAFLFLASSYTYKTVQRRTMDTDGCNKSDGVETVAK
- the LOC114381383 gene encoding protein NRT1/ PTR FAMILY 5.7-like isoform X1, with amino-acid sequence MEQEMEKRKEGTSEEEKWVHDASVDYKGRLPFRASTGVWKASLFVLIFEFSERISFFAIFSNLITYLTKVIHQDLSTAAKSVNYWVGTTTLMPLVGGFVADSYTGGFNMIIFSSLVYLMGLSLLILSQVIPSLKPNINNQPTVAHEVAFFLAIYCISLGTGGHKPCLQSFGADQFDEDHREERKKKMSFFNLWSFTVCFAMLLGATVVVYVQDFVSWGVASLIITILMALTTIAFYAGRPFYRYKQPAGNPFRPILQVLVAAIRKRNLSCPSNPALLYEIPELEKSQGRLLSHTSGLRFLDKAAIIEEKYVEQRDNAWRLATVTRVEETKLVLNVVPIWLTSLTTGVCWAQASTLFVKQATTMNLKMTESFTLPPASLVSVAAIGVLISLPIYDRVIVPILSKVTGNERGISILRRISIGMTFSVIVMVAAALVEAKRLRIVGQRTMSVMWLIPQYLILGIANSFSLVGLQEYFYDQVPDSMRSIGMALYLSVIGVGNFLSSFLIIIVNHVTGKNGKSWIGKDINSSRLDRFYWMLAVINALDLCAFLFLASSYTYKTVQRRTMDTDGCNKSDGVETVAK